The nucleotide window GAATTGCTCGCGCAATTGAAGTAAACGCCGGTGAGGGCGCCGGTCCCTGACCGGGTGCTCCGGAGCCGTGTCCGCCATGCCGCGCCAACTGAAGTCCGCTCCGCCCGCCGTCCTTCACACCCGTCCGCCGCTGGACCGCATGCTGCGCATCCATCAGGCGATTCAGGCGGGCAAATACCCCAATGCCAGCACGCTGGCCGCGGCCATTGAGGTGGTTCCGAAAACCATCCACCGCGACATCGCCTTCATGCGCGACCGGCTGGATTTGCCCATCGAGTTTGACGCGCAGCGCAACGGCTATCATTACACGGCCGAGGTGGGCTCCTTTCCGTCGCTGCAACTGACCGAGGGCGAGCTGTTCGCATTGTGCGTGGCGGAAAAGGCGCTGGAGCAGTATCGCGGCACCAGCTTTGAGAAGCCGCTGCTTTCCGCCCTGCGCAAGATGGAACAGTCGCTGCCCGACACCATTTCCATCAATCTGGGCGAGCTTGGCGAGGCCATCTCCTTTCGCACCCGGGCCGAGCCCATCCTGAACCTTGAAATTTTTGACGCGCTGGCGAAGGCCACTGCGCAACGCCAGCAGCTCGAACTCGATTACCGCAAGGCCGGCTCAACCGGACCGGAAAAGCGCATTGTCGATCCGTATCACCTCGCGAACATCAACGGCGAATGGTTCCTCTTTGCCTTCGATCACCTGCGGCGCGACATCCGGACGTTCGTTCCCGCGCGCATCAAGTCGGTCAGGCAAACCGGCCAGCGTTTCCAGCGTCCGCAGGGCTTCTCGCTGGAGCGGCGGCTGCGCGACAGCTTCGGCGTTCATTCCGGCGAAGGCCGGTATGAAATCGTGCTGCGTTTTGCGGCGCAGGTGGCCGATTACATTCGTGAAAAGCGCTGGCACGATTCCCAGCAGCTGCGCGAACTCAAGGACGGCGGCGTCGAATTACGGTTGAAGCTTTCCAGTCTCGCGGAAGTGGAGCGGTGGGTGCTCAGTTGGGGCGGGAATGTCCGCGTCATGCAGCCGTCGGAACTGCGTGAATCCGTTCAGCGCGCCGCCCGCCAAATCCTCGAAGCCTGACCGCGGCGTGCTCCATCTTGGGCACGTTGTTCAGTTCGCCGCAGGTCCAAACTCCTGGCAACCGTCCGCCGAAACAAGGCCGGGACCGCTTTCCTTTTGATTTCCGCCGGTTTGTCGTAAAGGAGCGGGCTGGGGGCATTAACCGTAAAATTGGCATGTGAAGCGCTTTGCTTCCGGCAAGGAGCGACGTATGAACCATCCCGAATTATCACCCGCTAATGACGCTTCGGCCGCATTGGGCGCCACGCCTTCTCCGTCCCCTGGCCCCGTTCAAGTCTGGCTGGTGGATGACCATGCCACCCTGCGCACGTTGATTGCCGAATCGCTGGAACGCCAGGGCGGCATCGTCTGCACCCGGCAGTTCGATTCACCCAATGCCTTGTTGAGCGCCCTTGCCAGCCGGCTGGGTCCCGACGTCATCCTGCTCGACGTTCAAATGGGCGAGCTCAGCGGGCTCGATGCCATTCCCGCCATCAAGTCGCTGTCCCGTTCAACCCGCGTGTTGATGCTGACCACTTACTACGATTACGAGTCGCATCAGGTGGCCATGGACGCGGGGGCTTCAGACTTCCTGTTGAAAACGTATCCGGTGGAACGGATCGCGCAGTCGGTGTGTTGCCGCGCGGCGGCCAATGAACCGTTGCGCCGGCTGACGGGCCGTTCATTGCATCAGCGCCGCAAGGTTGGACGCTGTCAACCGCCCGGGCACGGCAGCTTGGACGCGGACCTGCCGCCCGCTCCGCGCGCAGAGGCCGCCCGCCGGATCAGACCGGGCGCGTTGTTCAATTGGCTGGGGAAGTTGAAAAAGGTTTAGGTGCGCGCCCGCTGCATCCACGCGCAAATCAAATCCGCGGAAGCTTCCGGAGCTGTGCTCAGCACATTGTGATCGGCCCGGCACAGGACCCGGCCGGCTTGAAATCCCGGACAACGATGTTTGAGCCAGTGCCGGACCTGCGGCGCGGGAACGATCGGATCCACCAGGCCGGCGAGGTGAAACACAGACAACGTGCATTGCGCCGCGATTGGCCGCACGTCCTCCTGGGCCACCAGTCCGTAGCGGTGTTCCATGGCTTTGAAATCGTCCGGATGCAATCGGCGGGCGATGAATTCAGCAATGCTGGCGGCCGCGTCCGCATCCGGCCGTTCCCGCCATTTTGCATACGCCCCGTAAGCGCGCAGCAACATCCGCCAAACCTCCATGGGAATGGTTTGATGGAGCGAACGTAAAAACAACGCGCCCCACGGCCAGGGATGTTTGACAAAGCCGCCCGCTAGGATGAGGCCTTGGATCTTCAGCTGCGACGCGTTGCGCTGCTGACGGCCGACCAGTTCCCAGGCGGGCTGGGAGCCAAACGATTCCCCGAGCAGCCAGCCCGCGGTGACGCCGTGTTCCAGCAGGGCGCACTCGACCGCCTTGGCGTAATCAGTCAATGACCAAACGCGGGTGCGCGGATAGGTGATTTCAACCAACCGCCGCCGGCTCGCCAGCGCCTTGCGGAAGCGTGTAATCAGCGTCCAATCTCCGTGAATTCCGGGCAGGTAGATGAGCGTGGGCAGGGTGGCCGGGCCGTGCGAGCGCACTACAACCGCCGTGTCAGACGGAGCGGACATCAATCGGCGGGCGCGGTCCAGCGTCGGAACAGCCAGCCGATCCCGATGCCGACGAACGTGGGGGGCAACGAGAGGACGCCGATCAAGGCGAGCGCGAGCGGCCACAGGTTGTTTGACGTCGGATCCTTCAGCCAATCCGGAATCATGGACGCCAGGCAGCCGCCTTGAACTCCCGCCTCGAAAACCAAGGCCCACCGCCATGCTCGTCGTGGAAAAACGCCTCCGAGCAACAGGCCGACGAAGAGGCCGGTGACCGGCCAATACTGAAAAATGCGCGGACTGTCGCCGGTGAAATGGAAGCCGAAAGCGCCGACGGCCAGTCCGGCGCCCAGGGAAAGCGTTGCGGGAAGCCAGACCTTGGATGAGTCAGATTGCATCAGCGGTGGCGTAAACGTGGTTCAGATGAGTTGCGTGAGTTCGCGATGGTTCACCTTGCCGGTGCCGAGCTTGGGAA belongs to Verrucomicrobiia bacterium and includes:
- a CDS encoding WYL domain-containing protein gives rise to the protein MPRQLKSAPPAVLHTRPPLDRMLRIHQAIQAGKYPNASTLAAAIEVVPKTIHRDIAFMRDRLDLPIEFDAQRNGYHYTAEVGSFPSLQLTEGELFALCVAEKALEQYRGTSFEKPLLSALRKMEQSLPDTISINLGELGEAISFRTRAEPILNLEIFDALAKATAQRQQLELDYRKAGSTGPEKRIVDPYHLANINGEWFLFAFDHLRRDIRTFVPARIKSVRQTGQRFQRPQGFSLERRLRDSFGVHSGEGRYEIVLRFAAQVADYIREKRWHDSQQLRELKDGGVELRLKLSSLAEVERWVLSWGGNVRVMQPSELRESVQRAARQILEA
- a CDS encoding response regulator — protein: MKRFASGKERRMNHPELSPANDASAALGATPSPSPGPVQVWLVDDHATLRTLIAESLERQGGIVCTRQFDSPNALLSALASRLGPDVILLDVQMGELSGLDAIPAIKSLSRSTRVLMLTTYYDYESHQVAMDAGASDFLLKTYPVERIAQSVCCRAAANEPLRRLTGRSLHQRRKVGRCQPPGHGSLDADLPPAPRAEAARRIRPGALFNWLGKLKKV
- a CDS encoding alpha/beta hydrolase, which translates into the protein MSAPSDTAVVVRSHGPATLPTLIYLPGIHGDWTLITRFRKALASRRRLVEITYPRTRVWSLTDYAKAVECALLEHGVTAGWLLGESFGSQPAWELVGRQQRNASQLKIQGLILAGGFVKHPWPWGALFLRSLHQTIPMEVWRMLLRAYGAYAKWRERPDADAAASIAEFIARRLHPDDFKAMEHRYGLVAQEDVRPIAAQCTLSVFHLAGLVDPIVPAPQVRHWLKHRCPGFQAGRVLCRADHNVLSTAPEASADLICAWMQRART